From one Gracilibacillus salinarum genomic stretch:
- a CDS encoding MerR family transcriptional regulator, with protein sequence MKTYSIGEVARELNLTVYTLRYYDKEGLLPFVERTASGTRLFKASDLDALKVIECLKSTGMPIKEIKSFIDWCSDGDDTLQQRYDMFLERKASVEAQMEELKKTMELIEHKCSYYKTALDAGTEAVHKTNKIEI encoded by the coding sequence ATGAAAACATATTCTATCGGAGAAGTGGCAAGAGAATTGAACCTTACCGTATATACCTTGCGTTACTATGACAAAGAAGGACTTCTGCCCTTTGTGGAACGTACAGCTAGCGGAACTCGCCTGTTTAAAGCATCCGACTTAGACGCACTAAAAGTGATTGAATGTCTAAAATCGACTGGAATGCCCATTAAGGAAATTAAGAGCTTCATTGATTGGTGCTCAGACGGAGATGACACACTGCAGCAAAGATATGACATGTTTTTGGAACGAAAAGCGAGTGTGGAAGCACAGATGGAAGAACTGAAGAAGACAATGGAGCTGATTGAGCATAAATGCTCCTATTACAAGACGGCACTGGATGCTGGCACTGAAGCCGTTCATAAAACAAATAAAATAGAGATTTAA
- a CDS encoding NAD(P)-dependent alcohol dehydrogenase encodes MVTAKARAVDGPKKSFRAAEITRRELDLHDVLIEIKYAGICHSDIHTAHGDWGEVNYPLVPGHEIAGVVTDVGPEVTKYKVGDRVGVGCMVDSCGECENCQQGEEQYCLKGNVPTYAGVDKYGEPTQGGYSTHIVVTEDFVLRIPDNIGLDVAAPLLCAGITTYSPLNHWQAGPGKKVAVVGMGGLGHMAVKIAHAMGAEVTVLSQTLNKKEDGMQFGADHYYATSSPETFEQLAGTFDLIINTVSANIDINAHLSLLTLDGTLVNVGAPAEPLAVNVFSLIPHRRSFAGSMIGGIRETQEMLDFCAKHNTVPSIEVISADQIDYAYERVLASDVKYRFVIDISTM; translated from the coding sequence ATGGTAACTGCTAAAGCACGTGCTGTCGACGGTCCAAAAAAATCGTTCCGCGCAGCTGAGATTACTCGACGCGAACTTGATTTACATGATGTGTTGATTGAGATTAAATATGCAGGAATCTGCCATTCTGACATTCATACTGCCCATGGTGACTGGGGAGAGGTGAACTATCCTCTTGTACCTGGACATGAGATAGCTGGGGTAGTGACGGATGTAGGACCCGAGGTAACCAAGTATAAGGTAGGTGACCGTGTTGGTGTTGGATGTATGGTAGACTCCTGCGGTGAATGCGAGAATTGCCAGCAAGGAGAAGAACAGTACTGTCTCAAAGGAAATGTTCCAACATACGCTGGTGTAGATAAATATGGCGAGCCGACTCAAGGTGGTTATTCCACTCACATCGTTGTAACAGAGGATTTTGTTCTTAGAATTCCTGATAACATTGGGCTTGATGTAGCTGCGCCATTACTTTGTGCTGGAATTACGACATATTCTCCATTAAACCATTGGCAAGCTGGCCCTGGTAAGAAAGTAGCCGTTGTTGGTATGGGCGGTCTTGGTCATATGGCTGTTAAGATTGCACATGCTATGGGGGCTGAGGTGACGGTATTGTCACAAACATTGAATAAAAAAGAGGACGGCATGCAATTCGGTGCAGATCACTACTATGCCACAAGCTCTCCCGAAACTTTCGAGCAACTGGCAGGTACCTTTGACCTGATTATTAATACGGTAAGTGCTAATATTGATATCAATGCGCACCTCTCCTTATTAACGTTAGATGGGACGCTCGTAAATGTTGGTGCACCTGCAGAGCCATTGGCTGTCAATGTGTTCTCTCTCATTCCTCACCGTCGTTCCTTTGCAGGTTCCATGATTGGCGGCATTCGTGAGACACAGGAAATGCTGGATTTCTGTGCAAAACATAACACCGTTCCCTCAATTGAAGTGATCTCGGCAGATCAGATTGATTACGCATATGAGCGCGTGTTAGCTTCAGATGTTAAGTATCGATTCGTGATTGATATTAGTACGATGTAA